The Gossypium hirsutum isolate 1008001.06 chromosome D03, Gossypium_hirsutum_v2.1, whole genome shotgun sequence genomic interval ATTTGGGTAGTCTAaattgtttatattcaaatattaattGGATGAAATTCCTATTCTTGCTAGTTGATTATGACTACTCCGTGATAATATAATTTAGTGGGTGTAGAATTTATCATTGCAACTATTTACattttttcaaggtttaatgtaagaagTATGCATCTTGAATGTTGCtaaattagctgaaatttttactTAATGCAAAGATtgttaatttatggtaatttttatttttttaatacaaaccAACTCCTTTCATTAAAATTCTAACTAAAAACAAGTtgaactaaaataattataagtacATAAATATGATTAACATGATTAAAAACTTTTATTCAAAGATAAAAATTCATATTAGCAACAAGGTTAATTAATTAGCACACTTTCACTTACCATAGTGGACTTATGTGAACAACAAAGATATACAGAATGTAATCATGAAATACATGAATAATTAAGTGCTAGATTTTTGCAAAACACTAGAAATGTTAAAAGCGAGAATCGAAGTGCTAAATTCATGAGCACGCTAAGTACTCCTAATTTCATGCCATCTATATTCCACAAACTCAAGACTTGTCTACATGGACATTATCACTAATATAAACCCAATTTACAttataaatataatctaattttcaaaatttcatatcCACACAATAATCTTCcacactttacaatttaatctcttATTTCACATATCAAGGAACACACGTAAATGACACTTGAATTCTTTCTCTAATTTGCTCATATTAACACTTCTCATAATTTGTTTCTCAACTtctaaatatatgtttatatatgtaatcatcaagtttataatatttacatAGCTACCAAATTAGTGTATAGCTTACATCTAGTTTCTTTATATGATAAGAAGAATTCAAAAAGTATTTACAAATATTGGCTTGACAAAACTTCTTTTTGACCCTCCTTCAAGctttttctatttgtttctccTTCTCAATACCTCTTGCAtccacttctttttctttcatttcatttcatataatcaccacaaaatataaaaaaaatcaaaatactcGTCAAATGACACTTTATACGGTTGTCGAAACCACCAAAACTAAATTcctaattaaaaagaaatttacagATAGCAGTGAATAGAGTTGAATCCACAGAGACCGATGATAATTCtatttattcaataaatattaataaaataaaagatgaatgGGAGTtaagaaaacttaaaatttaaccaaaactaaagaaaactaaatttaaaacttaGCAAAAAAGCAATAATTAGAAgttaaaagaaaatcaatatGACAAATCTCTAGTTAAAAGTAATATCTTCGCTTGATTCGTGATTTTTATCACCAATGAAAAGATAGTTTTTAGTGTTCTTTGATAAACTAGTTACAGTTGTCGATGTCGCACCTAACAACCAATCTTTCATTATCATCTCGATAACCAAGGGGTAGCTCGTTTGAAATTACTTCTCAATACCTCTTGCAtccacttctttttctttcatttcatttcatataatcaccacaaaatataaaaaaaaatcaaaatactcGTCAAATGACACTTTATACGGTTGTCGAAACCACCAAAACTAAATTcctaattaaaaagaaatttacagATAGCAGTGAATAGAGTTGAATCCACAGAGACCGATGATAATTCtatttattcaataaatattaataaaataaaagatgaatgGGAGTtaagaaaacttaaaatttaaccaaaactaaagaaaactaaatttaaaacttaGCAAAAAAGCAATAATTAGAAgttaaaagaaaatcaatatGACAAATCTCTAGCTAAAAGTAATATCTTCGCTTGATTCGTGATTTTTATCACCAATGAAAAGATAGTTTTTAGTGTTCTTTGATAAACTAGTTACAGTTGTCGATGTCGCACCTAACAACCAATCTTTCATTATCATCTCGATAACCAAGGGGTAGCTCGTTTGAAATTACTTCTCTTACTAATAAACGACCCTATAACTTCGCACTTAGGATTTAGCTTACAGACAACATTAAGATCGAGAGAGACCTAGTTCTAACCAACAAACTACCTTACCAGGGTTTGTTTAAGTTAAATCACATGCCCACACAATATAGAATGCATATCTCTGTCATACCCACATATGTTGTTTGTCGCtagtattaaaataaatctaaGCGATGAATATAGATCCAATATTCAATAAACCTGCATACTTGTAATTAAATCAGAAGGCATgcaaatatcaaatatcaaagaaaagatgaagaataaTTAGATCTCACAAACTATCCAAAACAAACTTTGAAATCCCTTCAAGTAGAAAAAGTTTAGAAATTCATGGagaaaataaaacactaaaataaaataaaactaaggtCGCGTGCTAGGTATAAATATTAACCTAATGATATCTATTTAAAGGAAAATGTTATAATGGAGAAAATACAAAATTTCCCTTAATTACATAAAGCAGAGTTTTTCTAGGTTTCTCGGTAATTTTCGTGTCAAACTTCTAGACCATTTTTAGacacttttttgacattttttggGCTCAAGCTGTGAAATAACTTTGGTTAGGTCGTTCAATTATCTTTGAATTGGTATATTATAGGATCAAAAATGAGTTTTATAGGTTAAGTTATGGTTAAAATACTAAAGATATATTGTgcgaaattccaatacacaaaaAAACTTgccaaaaataaactttaaatattCTTTTCTCTAATTATCCCCTAAatctataataaataaaatataactataaATAATATAACTAAGAACATAAATAGCATAATTCAAGGGTAGAAATATCacaaataaattgagaaattacgCACTTATCACACTTTCATGCTCAACTATATGAAATAAACATGATACTTCTAACAAATCATGAAAATCTTATCTTAGAACTTTAGTTTCTCAAACAATCTAGTTTTCTCTCTCTTCAAGCAGGAATTCACCACTTGCAACCTAAAATCTAAGCTTTCAAGGTTGTGAGAATCTTGATTCTACTAAAGATTTCCattaaaattgatggttttaaGCATGGAAGACCTTTAATGATGATGGAGGACtagattgaaagaaaaaaaaaacttccttCTCCAACTATTGTGGAGACGTGAGAAAGATGAGAAGAATGGAGAAAGTTCTCCATACTTTTAGGTAATATtatcctaaaatttaaataataatataaaataaaaatattattactaataaaaatcCAGTTAGGATTGATTCTTTATTCCCAAGCAAATCTAAGGGTCATAATTTTTACCaacattttttatacaataataacataaatgcataaagataaatttagccctttatatttatttattttgtcattttgacTCTTATTATTTTGGGTCATTTTCCCCTCaacctttaaatttttgttaatttgctTGCTTTTGGATTGAATAATTGATTGAACTATTACAATTTTTAATGGCATTATTGTGATCATTAATGTGGCAGTCCAcgtataatttataaaaaatagtaaaaaaatttaaaaaaattaataaaaacttttaaaaaatttattcatgttagaaatgaaatataCATACAATGACACATAAATTACCAcatcaatattattaatattttaacaagtcaatcaattttttcataaaaaataatttaattaaattttaaaaattaaatactaaataataaaataagtaaacatTAGAGATTAAATTTACCTTTgcctaatataaaataaaagtatgttGACATAAAAAGAAATCTCTCCATCAAGTCCCAGTTTCGAGGGCTagtatttttttcttcaatttctcataaGATCTAATGATTTAAATCATGACAACAATTTCACTGTTTTtcctttaattaaaattttcacttttgATTATAATTGCTGTCCatcattaattcaatttaatctttttatattttaatttcacgCTTTGAATCtctacattttataaaattttaggaaattttacgatttaatgaattaatattgtTCGATATatcaatctttttttatttttatttttgtcttctACTATCTTCTTTTCTCACATTAATaattcacattttatttattttaaaaaatccgaCTTATATTTACCCAAATTAACACTACTAAAGGGAGTTTTGAAGATATTACAATCTGAgtcttataaaatatataaataaataaaattaaaattataaaatactcaaaatgcaaaaaaagaagaagaagcatgaAGTACATATGGATTGTTAAATATGTTGTAATTAAACTTGTCCATGGATCGGGTGGCCCAACTTGAATTAGGCTTAGGTAAAAATCTTGTCCTTGGCTCAACTCGactcaaatttaaattaaataatttttaaatttaaatataagatatattaatattaaaataaaataatatcttttaaataatttattatttttaaatagtgaTAAGTGTTTTTTGGCTTGATGGAACCAAATCAGGAAACTTTTTAAATTCGGGCTTCTACTCAGCCTGGTTGATGGAATACTCGGCCTGATTGATGGACAAGTCTATCtgtaatgtttaaaaatttaatgttttagttaaataataataatttaagtttttttaaaagattgttggtgaaatttaatttttttaaaaaggttggATAGCGGCTTTCTGAAATCAGAGAAATTCAGAGGTTCTGCACTAGGAATTCGCAGATTGTTTTTCGACATATAAGCCAGCAACAAAATATGGCTGCTGACATTATGGCAAGGCTTGGAAGAGCTTTATATTTGTGTCTTTGGTGAACCTCCAAGAGTGACTATGAACTCTGATGAACGAGACAAGCAGGGAGCTGACAGCATGATGCTCTGCAAGGATGATACTTATGCTTAGGCTCCTTTAAGCCTCCtattgtaacaaaaaaaaaaaagcatgttcaattaaatttttaaaaaaaattaagaaagtagtgaaaggaaaaaaaaaaaaaaaaccttagctatcaaccaagaacaccaatttagcatactaaataaataaatcatggaAATGTGTTCAATTCCACTTTTGCACTTTGCAGTATGCAACTGACTGAAACTGATGTAAACATGGAAACATAAAAGGAATATGCAAACATAAAACTGATGTAGACACTAGCTAAATCTGGGTTTATCCCTAGCTTGATGATTAAGCTTTGAGTGATTGGTATGGTTATTGACAGTATTAAGAAGTAGCTAGGCTGCACATAAACCCTAATCTTTTCTGTAGTTGCTTAAAAGGAAGGTGGGTCAAAAGTCGTCTTCCCTTGGCTTTGCGACTCACCCATGGCTTCTCTTTGGTTGGAGATAGCTGTTATCACCAACCCATTTTGCATGTCCCACTGACCTTTCTATGGAAATGATTACCACCAAGATGAATTTGAATTCAATTGGTTGATTGGCAAGCTGTAAGAAGATGGTATCCTTTTTTATTAGATACAGTTAGCTGTGGCATAATTTATTATATTGAAAAATTACCTGATTAATCCAAATTTGTACCTAttgaatttgatttgattaataaataaaccCAATTAGAAATAAtccaaatttataaatattagaatTCAAAATGATTCAAATTCtaatgtcaaatttaaaaaaatatatatataaaatattcgaATTCGATTTTAAacacaaatgaaaaaaatatctaaaatgattcaaatttaaaataatctaaTTTAAAAAGCTTGATAGATAAACTCAAATGACTCATCctcaaaaaattcaaatttgaaattaaacCAAATCCGAAATAACTCCAACTCAACGtaacataaaaaatttttaaaacctaagTCAACTCAATCTAGGTTATTTCTATCTGAAACTGATAGCACCTCCAatttagaggtgctcatgggctaggttcgggccgggcccagaaaaatttttggcatgggtcctaggcccgggcccggtccggcccgaaatatgggcctataATTTTGCACAGGTCCAGCCCGAGAAAAATTCATAAGcacgggcccggcccggcccgttttttaaataaataccaaaaatttattttaaaaattaaaacaaaaattaaaaaagtattttaaaaatattttaaaattaaaaaaattaaaaaagtattttaaaaatattttaaaattttaaaaattttaaaaaaagtattttaaaaataaaaaaatatttattatattcgggtcgggccgggccgggcctagGCCAacaaagtggtgcccgaggcccggcccgttttttaatcgggcctcatttttttgcccaagcccgggcctatatttttacccaaacccttccatattttgggcgggccgtcgggccgggccgggccgctcggcccatgagcacctctactccaattagaggtgatcatgggtcgggctgGGTTGGGCtcagacaaaattttaggttcGCTTTCTAGGCCCAGGCCCAGcccagcccgaaatatgggtctaaaaatttGTCCAGGCCGGCCCTAAAGAAAATTGCTTGGCCTGAGCCCAAGCCCGAGCCCAGCCTGGCCcacatttgattaaaaataaaaaaataaaaaaatttaatatataattcggattaaaagtccaaaaaatatatatatttaataaaaaatatatatatttaatatataattcgggccggccCGGATCAAAATAATCTTACCAAAGGCccagcccgttttctaaacgggcctcgttttttattcaaacccatattttgggcctatatttttacccgaaccctcccattttttaAGCGGGCCATTGGGCCAGGCCGAGtaacccaacccatgatcacctctacctCCAATTGAGAAGCATGTATATTATCAAATATATTAGATAAAAGACAAGATGTACAGTTAAACAATTATTTCATACATTagttttttaaactaaaaaacaCCAAGTCTCATTAATTAATATTgaagaataaaataaacaaatcaagACATATACAGTTTCTTAGTTCCACTTCGGGAACTAAAACAAAGTCCCctaataattcatcaaataataatcCTTTATAGTACtgtaagataaatatatataattgggtCAAAGACATCAGATTGAAATGCACAGTGGTTGAGATGTTTATTTCACTGTTTACTTCAATGGTAATAAAACATCTGAAGCCACATGATTATCTTAGAATACATCTTTCAAAGGCTCCATTAATCTTAACAAAGAATTTTCTTCTATTATCACCAACCAAATGGGACTACCTCTTCTACTTTCACTTGGTTTTCTTTATATGCATGTAAATATACGCTGGTTTTTTGAGAAAGGGTTCTCATTCCATTGTTAATCATCATCAATAAGCTGCATTATGGTTGGGGATGGTGAAATTTTGCGTCTGTAGATACGGTTGACAGGCATAACAAGGACAAAACATTGATTAACAGACTTTAATGACACTCCACAGTGAACACTTGGGGCCATTGGTTGGTAAATCTCTGCTTTCTCAAACCTGCAACATCTTATTACCTAATCAACCAAACATGGACTTAAAGATAGTTCAATCTTGTCACTATATAAACATGCATATCTCCACAGTTTTTTTCATGAATCATCCCAAAATAAGAGCAAAACCTTCAAAGACTTCAATATTTTCTTTCCAGCTTAAAACATGGGTACTTCACCAGCAATTGTCATGATACTTTTTGTTGCTGTTGGCTGTTTCATGGCCTATCCTGAGGCTGTCACTGCAAAACACACAGGCATTACCAGGCACTATACCTTCAATGTATGTATATTGCGTTGTTTACTTTGGGTAACTTGAGGTGAAAGTAATTGATGTAATCCTCAAGAACTCATCCAATTTTCCCTTGGCAGATAAAGCTGAAAAACATCACTCGCTTGTGCCACACTAAGAGCATTGTCACAGTTAATGGGAAGTTCCCCGGACCTCGTGTTATTGCCAGAGAAGGCGACCGCTTAGTCGTTAAAGTAGTTAACCATGTTCCAAACAATATCAGCATTCACTGGTATATATAAGTTGTTTACGTTTCTATGGTTAAGCTCTTTCGGAATATGGTAAATTAATGTTGTTTGCAGGCATGGAGTTCGACAGCTTCGGAGCGGATGGGCGGACGGGCCATCATACATCACGCAATGTCCCATTCAAACTGGCCACTCTTACGTGTACAACTTCACCATAACCGGCCAAAGAGGAACTCTCTTCTGGCATGCTCACATTTCATGGCTTAGAGCAACAGTGTACGGACCGCTTATCATCCTCCCAAGGCAAAACGAATCTTACCCTTTTGTGAAGCCCTACAAAGAAGTCCCGATCTTGTTCGGTAATGTTACGGAATCACCGATATCTTCTTCATGCAATGCAGCAAATATATGATGTCCTTTGATGGCAATTTAACTCAATCATTGTTAACTACAGGAGAGTGGTTTAATGCTGATCCTGAGGCAGTTATCAATCAGTCTCTTCAGACAGGGGGAGGCCCTAATGTTTCAGATGCCTACACCTTCAATGGCCTCCCAGGTCCATTGTACAATTGCTCTGCCAAAGGTATATAAATATTTGCACACATGTATGTATCTATGTATTTATATATCCCTTTGGATATTAATGCATGTGATTTGTGATTAACAGATACATATAAGCTGAAGGTAAAGCCAGGGAAAACATATCTTCTGAGGTTGATCAATGCTGCACTCAATGATGAGCTTTTCTTCAGCATTGCAGACCACAGTTTAACTGTGGTGGAAGCTGATGCAGTGTATGTGAAGCCCTTTGAGATCAATGTGTTGATGATAACACCAGGACAAACCACCAATGTTCTTCTAAAAACCAAACCTAAAGCTCCCAATGCCACTTTCTTGATGTTAGCCAGACCATATGCCACTGGCATGGGCACCTTTGATAACACTACTGTAGCTGGTATTCTCGAATATGAAACACCATCCAGTAGCTTAAAAAACAGGCCACTTCTTAAACCAGGCTTGCCTGCTATCAATGCTACAAATTTTGTTGCCAATTTTACAAGCAAATTCAGAAGTTTAGCCACCGCCAAGTTCCCTGCCAATGTCCCACAAATAGTAGACAAGAAGTTTTTCTTCACAGTTGGTCTTGGAACCAAGCCTTGCCCCAAAAACCAGACCTGCCAAGGACCAACAAATACCACAAAATTTGCAGCTTCAATGAACAACATCTCCTTTGCACTCCCAAGAATTGCACTCCTCCAATCCCACTTTTTCTCCCAATATTCTAAAGGGGTTTACACCACTGATTTCCCAGCTTTCCCTCTGATTCCATTCAACTACACAGGCACTCCACCTAACAACACAGTTGTAAACAATGGTACTAAACTTGTggtgataccattcaatacaagcGTGGAAGTAGTGTTGCAGGACACAAGCATCCTTGGTGCTGAGAGCCATCCTCTCCATCTCCATGGCTATAACTTCTATGTTGTTGGTCAGGGTTTTGGAAACTTTGACCCTGAAAACGACCCTCCAAAGTTCAACCTGGTTGATCCTGTTGAAAGAAACACAGTCGGGGTGCCGTCTGGTGGTTGGGTTGCAATCCGTTTTCAAGCAGACAATCCTGGTAACAATTGAGATCATACAAGTTTTATCTTCAAAACATAAGATGAGAATGCATTTAGTGATATTATATGTTAATGATGCAGGAGTTTGGCTGATGCACTGTCACTTTGATGTTCATCAGAGCTGGGGCTTAGGAATGGCATGGGTGGTGTTGGATGGAGAACTCCCAAACCAGAAGTTGCCTCCTCCACCCTCTGATCTTCCCAAGTGTTGAGTTTTTTACTATTCCTTTTTGGGACTTGAAGCATCAAGCTTTACATGCGTCCATAATTAACCATAGTTTTTGGTTCCCTTTCAAATCCTTGTTGGGAGAGTTTTGTTGTAACTTATGTGATGGTTTTGCTGTGTGTTATTTTGCCTAAGCCAACCTTGGCATGGAACAAATgagtgctttaattttatttaactcTGCCTATCAAAAATGGTGGAGCTGTTTCTGGACTTGTACCAACCCAGAGTTTGATTGCAATTGCTGGGGATATAATAATTCCAAATTTCATCAAATCCAGATAGTGATTCCTTTACATTAATTTCACTTTGTGTTTGAATAAGAGAGAGGAGTAAAGCTTCTTCACTGATCCAATCTAAAATTTATatcaattgaaaattttatcactCCATTTGTCGAGTTTCACAGTTGATATTTAAGTTACTCCAAAGAGGCAGCAAAGATGCTATAACTtgaatttctattatttttataaataaaaatggttgatttaattagtgaaattaaattataacgaTAAGccaaaaaaataagtttaattcAAGTGAATAATATTCGTTTGTTTGGATTTCAAAGATTAAGCTGATGACAATTGTGTTAAAATtctcatcttttaattttacaaataataaaactctttaactaatttctctaattattttatatatttttcaactaccattttaactatatttattatatatatatattttgtctAGTTAATTATACcttaatatgttataataatcgtccttttttttttccctatGACTTTGATTAAAGAAAAGCCCTAACTACTTGGGCCCTAAAAAAATAGAAGTAAATAATATGATCTCATTTAATCaatcaaataataaaacattatatttcAACCAAACGAATTATAATATACccaataacatataaaataatcatatattcTTACAATACTTTATTAAAGATAATcttaaatttcataaattaaataattcttTAATGTATTTAGGTTTTAGTAATTTgttttttataaagaaaatgatgatgatgatgatgtggGCTTGAGAATATCACATGGAAACATGTGAGCTGCACAAAGCATGGGCAGGAGAAAGTATGGTATATATTATTCTTTAAATGttattgattaatttattttaacgaAATAAGAAACATAATTTGCCCATAGAAATTAAGTTAAACATCACATATACATACTTGTATGTCGAAAAACGAAAGTGAAACATCACGATCTCATTCACGTTTACGCATACAATATTAATCTTATTatagatttttataatattttttttgatacaatgtttAAAATTACTCATATAATTCCTCCTTCAACCCTTCAATTGAAATATAATAcacttcaacgcactcgaactcACGACAACTATATTAATGTTAATCAAACTAGGACTCAATCAGTAacttttaatatttcttttattgtaaAGTTCCTTTGTATAATAAATACAAagcaatttataatatatatttatatataaaaggatTTTGTCTTTgaataaaaacttataatataaaaaattcatcgAATACCCATGTCACGTTCAATAATTCAAAATTTGCTAAACTTGAATACGAAGatgatttaaacaaaaaaaaaatatcaaagcCTAAAATATTTCATACAAATTATTCTATTTGGTCAcgttaaaaaaaactcaaacaaATAATTTAGACACGAAataattttattcttaaaaaatttgattaacaaattcaaattgactccaacaataaaaatttttataaggGAATTACCCGAGCCAAAATGTTTTACCTTTTTGGGTTTCTTGACGGTGGGCAACTGGATTATGCTAGCTATTCTTCTCCTGGGTGCCTCTTGTCTGACAACTGGTCTGATAACAACTTCTTGGTTTGCCTTAGAGTGGATGCAAAGTGAAAATGTAGAAAGGTACTTGTGTGAACCTGATCTCAGGTCATGATTCTATTCAATTCATGGCATCTCCCCAAATTTCCTTAATAAATTGCCTTAACCTcataaaaattttagtaaaatgttTTGTGTCTTAAACAAGATTGATTGCATTTCAAGTTGTTTCAGCGTGATTAAAGTTCAGAGTTATTCAAACACTAGTTAGATATGCATATACAAATAAAAAGCATGCATGTTGTTTCAAGTCTTCATGTATTACATCCTAGCATCCTCCAAATATACGGAAGAAAAATTCGAAAAAATTAGATATTTTAGAGTTATGatacttattttattctttcttaaattcatcaaaatagaGACTCTTGTATAAACTAATACACAATTCACAATATCAATGATAGAACCCTAGCTGTCACTAAATCACAGATAAAGTGACAAAGGGCATAAATTTAAGTCTTTCGATTAATACCAGTCTCAAATTCAATGGATGAACAACCTCAACCTACTAAACCATATATATAAACCATAACCCTACCCGAACTAAGTATTCCTAGAATCCTGCTTCTTTTTCACAGTTTAAAACACAAGAACTTCTTTTAACCTGAAATTGGAGCTGACTTGAACAAAATTATACAAGTATATATCAAGATCTTCAAGTTTCTTAGACTATTGCCTCTTCGTATTTcctcttttttttgttaaaaaataaacctCCTATAGAGTGTCTTCAACGGTGGAAATTTAGGAAATCtaagttattaaaaaatatatatttccctTTATACAAGTACAACAAATAGGTTTAATTAAGTTgttgttctttaaaaaaaacaagtaaaaGAAAGGGGGTTATCACCTGATTTTGCAGCACCCTCCAAGCAAAGGTGCAAAGAATCAGAGAAATATATATGTGTTGTGTAACAGGGAATTTCACTTGGAATAATCTCCTTTCATTTGTAATAGAAAAAGTACGAGTATAGCCAATATGTTTGCTGATGCAGCATCATCAAGATTCCCATATTTGAAAGGAAAACTTGGAAGTAGAAGGAGGTGATTTTGTGGAGGGGTACCACTAAACCACACCCTTTGGCTCTCCAATGAAACCCTATACTAAGTTTGTGAATCTTGATAATGCCGCATCTGCAAACACTGACCCAGTTACTTGAGTCTTGATCATCACAGAAGATGAGATCTCTCTCCCCATGCAATAAATGTATAAAACCCTAACCCTTCAAAGGGGAAAAAAATCCACCTATGGTAAAAGTGCTAAACAAAAGCAACTAAAGCAAAACAAACCCATCCCAAGAAATCATTAtgcaaaaacccaaaaaaaaaagaaaaaggaaaagaatacCCTAGCTATCTAGGTTGGGTTGACCATCAAATCTAGTCAcataattgaataaaagaaacTAGCTAACTATATAAGTGGCATCGGTTAACTAAAGGTGACATGGGTTGGTTGTATCTTAGTCAATCTCATA includes:
- the LOC107950335 gene encoding laccase-2 — translated: MGTSPAIVMILFVAVGCFMAYPEAVTAKHTGITRHYTFNIKLKNITRLCHTKSIVTVNGKFPGPRVIAREGDRLVVKVVNHVPNNISIHWHGVRQLRSGWADGPSYITQCPIQTGHSYVYNFTITGQRGTLFWHAHISWLRATVYGPLIILPRQNESYPFVKPYKEVPILFGEWFNADPEAVINQSLQTGGGPNVSDAYTFNGLPGPLYNCSAKDTYKLKVKPGKTYLLRLINAALNDELFFSIADHSLTVVEADAVYVKPFEINVLMITPGQTTNVLLKTKPKAPNATFLMLARPYATGMGTFDNTTVAGILEYETPSSSLKNRPLLKPGLPAINATNFVANFTSKFRSLATAKFPANVPQIVDKKFFFTVGLGTKPCPKNQTCQGPTNTTKFAASMNNISFALPRIALLQSHFFSQYSKGVYTTDFPAFPLIPFNYTGTPPNNTVVNNGTKLVVIPFNTSVEVVLQDTSILGAESHPLHLHGYNFYVVGQGFGNFDPENDPPKFNLVDPVERNTVGVPSGGWVAIRFQADNPGVWLMHCHFDVHQSWGLGMAWVVLDGELPNQKLPPPPSDLPKC